One Rhinolophus sinicus isolate RSC01 linkage group LG06, ASM3656204v1, whole genome shotgun sequence DNA window includes the following coding sequences:
- the TCP11L1 gene encoding T-complex protein 11-like protein 1 isoform X2, with protein sequence MVLAHEIIVNGDFRIKPIELPEDSLEKRVKEIVHKAFWDCLSVQLSDDPPSYDHAIKLVGEIKETLLSFLLPGHTRLRNQITEVLDLDLIKQQAENAALDISKLAEFIIGMMGTLCAPVRDEEVQKLKNIKEIVPLFRAIFSVLDLMKVDMANFSVSSIRPHLMQQSVEYERKKFQELLEKQPNSLDFVTQWLEEAADDLMNQKYKNALPAGGGASGSDEGPVPNPVAVQNHAYLRLLRWDHLQRPFPETVLMDQSRFQELQLQLEQLTILGAVLLVTFSMAASGIASQANFAEKLKMIVKILLTDMHLPSFRLKDALTTIGEKVCLEVSSCLSQCGFAPFTMDKEIVLKGQIQAVASPDDPIRRIMDSRILTFLETYLASGHQKPLPTVPGGLGPVQTELEEVAVKFVRLVNYNKMVFSPYYDAILSKILVRP encoded by the exons ATGGTTTTAGCCCATGAAATTATAGTAAATGGAGACTTCAGGATTAAACCTATTGAATTACCAGAAGACAG TTTGGAGAAGAGAGTAAAGGAGATTGTACATAAAGCTTTTTGGGATTGCTTGAGTGTCCAGCTAAGTGATGACCCGCCATCATATGACCATGCCATTAAACTTGTCGGAGAGATCAAAGAG ACTCTCTTATCTTTCTTGCTGCCTGGTcacactagactgagaaaccaGATTACGGAAGTCTTGGATCTGGATCTGATAAAACAGCAGGCAGAGAATGCGGCCCTAGACATTTCCAAACTGGCAGAATTCATTATTGGCATGATGGGGACACTGTGTGCACCTGTTCGAGATGAGGAAGTGCAGAAACTAAAGAACATTAAGGAAATAGTGCCCCTTTTCAG GGCAATTTTTTCTGTGTTGGACCTAATGAAAGTCGATATGGCAAACTTTTCTGTCAGCAGCATTAGGCCACATCTCATGCAGCAGTCAGTCGAATACGAAAGGAAGAAGTTTCAAGAGCTTTTGGAGAAGCAGCCAA ATTCCCTGGACTTTGTCACCCAGTGGTTGGAAGAAGCTGCAGATGACCTTATgaatcagaaatataaaaatgcccTGCCAGCGGGGGGAGGGGCCTCTGGCTCTGATGAGGGCCCTGTGCCAAATCCCGTTGCTGTCCAGAATCATGCATACCTGAGGCTCCTGAGATGGGACCACCTCCAGAGACCTTTCCCTGAG ACTGTTTTGATGGACCAGTCTCGCTTCCAAGAGCTGCAGCTCCAGCTGGAGCAACTGACCATCCTGGGGGCCGTGTTGCTGGTCACATTCAGCATGGCAGCCTCAGGAATTGCCAGCCAGGCCAACTTTGCTGAGAAACTCAAGATGATTGTGAAGATTCTGCTAACAGATATGCATCTACC CTCCTTCCGTCTGAAGGATGCCCTGACTACCATTGGGGAGAAAGTCTGCCTGGAGGTGAGCAGCTGCCTTTCCCAGTGTGGATTCGCCCCCTTTACCATGGACAAAGAAATCGTGCTCAAGGGCCAGATCCAGGCCGTGGCCAGTCCTGACGACCCCATCCGCAGGATCATGG ATTCCCGAATCCTGACCTTCTTAGAAACCTACCTTGCGTCAGGTCATCAGAAGCCATTGCCCACAGTACCTGGGGGATTGGGTCCGGTCCAAACAGAACTGGAGGAAGTTGCCGTTAAATTCGTTCGCCTGGTCAACTATAACAAGATGGTCTTCAGTCCCTACTATGATGCAATTCTCAGTAAGATCCTTGTCAGACCCTAA
- the TCP11L1 gene encoding T-complex protein 11-like protein 1 isoform X3, whose translation MSTLLEKRVKEIVHKAFWDCLSVQLSDDPPSYDHAIKLVGEIKETLLSFLLPGHTRLRNQITEVLDLDLIKQQAENAALDISKLAEFIIGMMGTLCAPVRDEEVQKLKNIKEIVPLFRAIFSVLDLMKVDMANFSVSSIRPHLMQQSVEYERKKFQELLEKQPNSLDFVTQWLEEAADDLMNQKYKNALPAGGGASGSDEGPVPNPVAVQNHAYLRLLRWDHLQRPFPETVLMDQSRFQELQLQLEQLTILGAVLLVTFSMAASGIASQANFAEKLKMIVKILLTDMHLPSFRLKDALTTIGEKVCLEVSSCLSQCGFAPFTMDKEIVLKGQIQAVASPDDPIRRIMDSRILTFLETYLASGHQKPLPTVPGGLGPVQTELEEVAVKFVRLVNYNKMVFSPYYDAILSKILVRP comes from the exons TTTGGAGAAGAGAGTAAAGGAGATTGTACATAAAGCTTTTTGGGATTGCTTGAGTGTCCAGCTAAGTGATGACCCGCCATCATATGACCATGCCATTAAACTTGTCGGAGAGATCAAAGAG ACTCTCTTATCTTTCTTGCTGCCTGGTcacactagactgagaaaccaGATTACGGAAGTCTTGGATCTGGATCTGATAAAACAGCAGGCAGAGAATGCGGCCCTAGACATTTCCAAACTGGCAGAATTCATTATTGGCATGATGGGGACACTGTGTGCACCTGTTCGAGATGAGGAAGTGCAGAAACTAAAGAACATTAAGGAAATAGTGCCCCTTTTCAG GGCAATTTTTTCTGTGTTGGACCTAATGAAAGTCGATATGGCAAACTTTTCTGTCAGCAGCATTAGGCCACATCTCATGCAGCAGTCAGTCGAATACGAAAGGAAGAAGTTTCAAGAGCTTTTGGAGAAGCAGCCAA ATTCCCTGGACTTTGTCACCCAGTGGTTGGAAGAAGCTGCAGATGACCTTATgaatcagaaatataaaaatgcccTGCCAGCGGGGGGAGGGGCCTCTGGCTCTGATGAGGGCCCTGTGCCAAATCCCGTTGCTGTCCAGAATCATGCATACCTGAGGCTCCTGAGATGGGACCACCTCCAGAGACCTTTCCCTGAG ACTGTTTTGATGGACCAGTCTCGCTTCCAAGAGCTGCAGCTCCAGCTGGAGCAACTGACCATCCTGGGGGCCGTGTTGCTGGTCACATTCAGCATGGCAGCCTCAGGAATTGCCAGCCAGGCCAACTTTGCTGAGAAACTCAAGATGATTGTGAAGATTCTGCTAACAGATATGCATCTACC CTCCTTCCGTCTGAAGGATGCCCTGACTACCATTGGGGAGAAAGTCTGCCTGGAGGTGAGCAGCTGCCTTTCCCAGTGTGGATTCGCCCCCTTTACCATGGACAAAGAAATCGTGCTCAAGGGCCAGATCCAGGCCGTGGCCAGTCCTGACGACCCCATCCGCAGGATCATGG ATTCCCGAATCCTGACCTTCTTAGAAACCTACCTTGCGTCAGGTCATCAGAAGCCATTGCCCACAGTACCTGGGGGATTGGGTCCGGTCCAAACAGAACTGGAGGAAGTTGCCGTTAAATTCGTTCGCCTGGTCAACTATAACAAGATGGTCTTCAGTCCCTACTATGATGCAATTCTCAGTAAGATCCTTGTCAGACCCTAA